A region of Methanomicrobium sp. W14 DNA encodes the following proteins:
- a CDS encoding acyl-CoA dehydratase activase, with product MEQTITKYKINEMPCDEKNVVSGLNPTYSLGIDIGYSSVKIALTDDYNDVVYSDYILHKGKIGEAVKATLKRLLEKYQNEDIIYGGITGGESRLLSHICTKNRVRDVPALIEGSSLHNNVRSIIEIGGESSKYITGFSKNDDSSLEISMNSNCSAGTGSFLEEQVSRLNLNIEDYSACAAKSSTIPRIAGRCSVFAKTDIIHHQQEGTPVEDILQGLAYALVRNYRGSVVRKLPLETPILFAGGVALNEAIVNAIRDIFNLETDDLVVPDLCANIQATGAALIAKKENIKLNPKTLLNNLESKGNLCISDETNAKLPSLQSFGDNDSLNKHICKTCNGSTEKINCFLGVDIGSTSTDLVVINDENEIVAYRYLRTLGDPVKAVFKGLRELGEELGDRAEVHGAGTTGSGRYMIAKIIGADTVKDEITAQAKASFTIDDTIDTIFEIGGQDSKYVSLKEGRVTDFQMNKICAAGTGSFIEEQSKKFGIPLDKFGEIALKSKKPVNLGERCTVFIETSVASHIAGGTATEDIISGLCFSIAKNYLNRVVGHKKIGDRIFLQGGIAYNQGVVNAFRALTGKEVIVPPFFSVTGAYGAALLAKEEAKSYKSEFKGFKPDEYIILDDNIKEFGPKQENEPEFSDIVNDIIFEGYDGITDPEKKTIGMPRALFTYGMYPMFSAFFRELGFNVILSDPTNEETVRLGQEYSLDETCYPVKLVNGHVAELVNKKVDYIFFPDLYTVLHPGSNSRQDFGCPYMQLAFKLVNRAMELDKKGIKLLSPTIGFSLGEEFMKKGFINLGMQLEKSPEETLKALQVGMKAFTAFEKRVSEKGKNIVQDLKPDEKAFVLISKTYGVADPALNLEIPGILNKMGYKTLAFYNLPESDVSVEHPNMFWPFGQHILEAAQVVRQHPNLYAIFLTHHGCGPDTVFTHYFREIMGDKPYLNIEVDEHSSGVGVITRLEAFVNSLKGIPEEKAEDISVYPKRVVHTDTYIKTGTSDILENAKIHIPNLYPYSQIICEFLKTSGADCTVIPKTNENSLDEGRKHTMTNEYFSMTALIGDALSIPGIRKPKTKPEFVLIPQSEGAEVDGQYNRMIRTIFDMEGLEKTGIFAPYIEDIIFGDRYSLDRFFLVLIAGDLIRTAYYTSRDNYLKKVTQVIKDNDLNIESLLKLSNTVVSELREKRPKNTVFATGEISILYNDYLNGFTFEKIENKGYRVVFEPLSECLWQFWTDYINQKDKAEKERIQPIIDVFESYISEINASLEEMSPFESDLRSLIKRADASTGYYAGAFGRYRESKILGEMRGIDGIINVSSLYENTGITLSNLHKDFNAQNPCPVLNLTFDGNANENDETRIESFLYYL from the coding sequence ATGGAGCAGACAATTACAAAATACAAAATCAATGAAATGCCGTGTGATGAAAAAAACGTTGTTTCAGGGTTGAATCCGACATACAGCCTAGGAATAGATATTGGCTATTCATCCGTGAAAATCGCCCTTACAGATGATTACAACGATGTTGTATATTCAGACTATATACTGCATAAAGGAAAAATAGGAGAAGCTGTTAAAGCTACTCTAAAAAGGCTTTTGGAAAAATACCAGAATGAAGATATTATATACGGAGGTATAACCGGAGGCGAGAGCAGACTATTGTCGCACATCTGCACGAAAAACCGTGTCAGGGATGTACCGGCGTTAATTGAAGGAAGCTCACTGCATAATAATGTCCGATCGATTATTGAAATCGGGGGTGAGAGTTCAAAATATATTACCGGTTTTTCAAAAAACGATGATTCGTCTCTTGAAATTTCAATGAATTCAAACTGCTCGGCAGGGACAGGGTCTTTTCTTGAGGAGCAGGTTTCAAGACTCAACCTCAATATCGAGGACTATTCGGCATGTGCAGCCAAAAGCAGCACTATCCCAAGAATTGCAGGGAGATGCAGTGTATTTGCAAAAACGGACATCATACACCACCAGCAGGAGGGTACCCCGGTTGAGGATATTCTTCAGGGCCTTGCTTATGCACTTGTCAGGAATTACCGGGGATCAGTTGTCAGAAAACTGCCGCTTGAAACTCCTATTTTATTTGCAGGGGGGGTGGCCCTAAACGAAGCGATTGTAAATGCTATAAGAGACATTTTTAATTTAGAAACAGACGATCTGGTAGTCCCTGATTTGTGTGCAAATATCCAGGCGACAGGAGCGGCTTTAATCGCAAAAAAGGAGAATATAAAGCTTAATCCAAAAACCCTGCTAAATAATCTTGAATCAAAAGGAAACTTGTGTATCAGTGATGAAACGAATGCAAAACTTCCATCACTGCAATCTTTTGGAGATAATGACAGTTTAAACAAACATATCTGCAAAACCTGTAATGGAAGTACTGAAAAGATCAACTGTTTTCTCGGAGTGGACATAGGCTCTACGAGTACCGATCTTGTAGTAATAAACGACGAGAATGAGATTGTCGCATACAGGTACTTACGTACACTCGGTGATCCCGTAAAAGCGGTTTTTAAAGGTCTAAGAGAACTCGGTGAAGAACTGGGAGACCGTGCCGAGGTTCACGGTGCAGGGACAACGGGTTCAGGCAGGTACATGATTGCAAAAATAATCGGAGCTGATACAGTAAAGGACGAGATTACCGCCCAGGCAAAGGCATCTTTTACAATAGACGATACTATAGACACAATATTTGAGATAGGAGGGCAGGATTCAAAATATGTCAGTCTTAAAGAAGGCCGGGTAACGGATTTTCAGATGAACAAGATCTGTGCTGCAGGTACAGGGTCATTTATTGAAGAGCAGTCGAAAAAATTCGGTATCCCTCTTGATAAATTTGGAGAAATAGCACTAAAAAGCAAAAAACCGGTAAACCTTGGCGAAAGGTGCACGGTTTTTATAGAGACAAGCGTTGCATCCCATATAGCCGGCGGTACCGCTACTGAGGATATTATATCCGGTCTGTGCTTTTCTATTGCAAAAAATTATCTCAACAGGGTCGTCGGCCATAAAAAAATAGGTGACAGAATTTTCCTTCAGGGTGGTATTGCCTACAATCAGGGGGTTGTAAACGCCTTCAGGGCACTTACAGGAAAAGAAGTTATTGTTCCCCCTTTCTTCAGCGTTACCGGGGCCTACGGGGCTGCACTTCTTGCAAAAGAAGAAGCCAAATCTTATAAATCAGAATTTAAAGGGTTTAAACCGGATGAATACATAATTTTGGATGACAACATAAAAGAGTTTGGTCCGAAACAGGAAAACGAACCGGAATTCAGCGATATAGTAAATGACATAATCTTTGAAGGATATGACGGAATAACTGATCCCGAAAAAAAGACTATTGGAATGCCCCGAGCTCTTTTCACGTATGGAATGTATCCAATGTTCAGTGCCTTCTTCAGGGAGCTCGGGTTTAACGTTATCCTCTCAGACCCCACAAATGAAGAGACTGTAAGGCTGGGCCAGGAGTATTCACTGGATGAGACCTGCTACCCGGTAAAACTTGTGAACGGTCATGTTGCAGAACTTGTAAACAAAAAGGTGGACTATATCTTCTTTCCTGATTTGTATACTGTCCTTCACCCGGGTTCCAACTCCAGGCAGGATTTCGGCTGCCCGTATATGCAGCTCGCCTTTAAACTTGTAAACAGGGCAATGGAGCTTGACAAAAAAGGAATAAAACTTCTTTCTCCGACTATAGGCTTTAGTCTCGGAGAAGAGTTCATGAAAAAAGGGTTCATAAATCTTGGCATGCAGCTTGAGAAAAGCCCTGAAGAGACTTTAAAAGCCCTGCAGGTGGGTATGAAGGCTTTCACTGCATTTGAAAAAAGAGTAAGTGAGAAAGGAAAAAATATTGTCCAGGACCTAAAACCTGATGAAAAAGCCTTTGTGCTGATATCAAAGACATACGGAGTAGCTGATCCGGCTTTAAATCTCGAGATTCCCGGGATACTTAATAAAATGGGATACAAAACCCTTGCTTTCTACAACCTGCCTGAAAGTGACGTTTCAGTAGAACATCCTAATATGTTCTGGCCGTTCGGACAGCATATCCTCGAGGCCGCCCAGGTTGTCCGCCAGCACCCGAACCTGTATGCAATATTCCTGACCCATCACGGGTGCGGACCTGACACTGTGTTCACTCATTATTTCAGGGAAATTATGGGCGATAAGCCGTACCTGAACATAGAGGTAGACGAGCATTCCTCGGGTGTAGGCGTAATAACCAGACTTGAAGCGTTTGTAAACAGCCTGAAGGGTATCCCCGAAGAGAAGGCCGAAGACATTTCAGTATACCCGAAACGTGTAGTCCACACTGATACATACATCAAAACCGGAACCAGTGACATTTTAGAAAACGCCAAAATTCATATTCCAAATCTCTACCCGTATTCACAAATAATCTGCGAATTCCTGAAGACTTCAGGAGCGGACTGTACGGTCATCCCAAAGACAAACGAAAATTCACTTGACGAAGGCAGAAAACACACTATGACAAATGAATATTTCTCCATGACCGCTCTTATCGGAGACGCTCTAAGTATTCCGGGGATACGTAAACCCAAAACAAAACCTGAATTTGTATTAATTCCTCAGTCCGAAGGGGCGGAAGTAGACGGACAGTATAACCGGATGATAAGGACGATTTTTGATATGGAAGGGCTTGAAAAAACAGGAATTTTCGCCCCTTATATTGAGGACATAATCTTTGGCGACAGATATAGTCTCGACAGATTTTTCCTAGTCCTTATTGCAGGAGACCTCATCAGGACTGCATACTACACCTCAAGAGATAATTACCTCAAAAAAGTAACCCAGGTTATAAAAGACAATGATCTGAATATTGAATCTTTGCTTAAACTCTCAAATACTGTAGTTTCAGAACTCAGAGAAAAAAGACCTAAAAATACAGTATTTGCCACGGGTGAAATCTCCATACTGTATAACGACTACCTGAACGGATTTACATTTGAAAAAATTGAGAATAAAGGTTACAGGGTTGTTTTTGAACCTTTAAGCGAGTGTTTATGGCAGTTCTGGACTGATTACATAAACCAGAAGGACAAAGCTGAAAAAGAACGTATCCAGCCCATAATCGATGTTTTTGAGAGCTACATTTCCGAGATAAACGCTTCACTGGAAGAAATGAGTCCCTTTGAAAGCGATTTAAGGTCTCTGATTAAAAGAGCGGACGCATCTACAGGTTATTATGCAGGTGCCTTCGGAAGATACAGGGAATCAAAGATTCTCGGTGAGATGAGGGGCATTGACGGAATAATAAATGTCTCTTCGTTGTACGAGAATACAGGGATTACTCTAAGTAACCTCCACAAGGATTTCAACGCTCAAAACCCCTGTCCTGTGCTAAACCTGACATTTGACGGGAATGCAAATGAAAATGATGAAACCAGAATAGAATCGTTCCTTTATTATCTCTAA
- a CDS encoding putative zinc-binding protein, which yields MSKRHGAEKSMKKNLVQSDNEQISKEIKEGNETVSIEGCKRTCTKRVINHTGTLVKRMISITDLGVQKKNGHFYRIYDIKETESVVDEKTERQ from the coding sequence ATCTCTAAACGTCACGGAGCTGAAAAGTCAATGAAGAAAAATCTTGTCCAATCCGATAATGAACAGATTTCCAAAGAGATTAAAGAAGGAAATGAAACTGTTTCAATTGAAGGATGCAAAAGGACATGCACAAAGAGGGTGATTAACCATACAGGAACTTTGGTAAAAAGAATGATATCAATAACAGATCTGGGAGTCCAGAAGAAAAACGGCCATTTTTACCGGATATATGACATAAAAGAGACTGAATCGGTGGTGGATGAAAAAACAGAAAGACAATGA
- a CDS encoding PadR family transcriptional regulator: protein MHSLWKFSPEKGKERGLLTILVLHFLEKEPKSGYDLLKEIAEKTEGTWVPNKGTMYPLLKSLEKEGLIRIKEIGKRSKTIYELTDAGKITLSRFKTEREESEERVNFFKKMHLEIFGEENISLIYLMMDIRFCIEKLPKERKEQAKEILRQSFEKIKELEKEPE, encoded by the coding sequence ATGCACAGTTTATGGAAATTCTCCCCTGAAAAGGGAAAAGAAAGAGGGCTTCTTACGATTCTGGTTCTCCATTTCCTGGAAAAAGAACCGAAATCAGGGTACGACCTGTTAAAGGAGATCGCAGAAAAAACCGAGGGCACATGGGTCCCGAACAAAGGGACAATGTATCCGCTGTTAAAGTCCCTTGAAAAAGAGGGGCTTATCAGGATAAAAGAAATCGGGAAACGCTCAAAAACGATATACGAACTGACAGATGCAGGAAAAATTACACTTTCCCGTTTTAAAACCGAGAGAGAGGAATCCGAGGAAAGAGTCAATTTTTTCAAAAAAATGCATCTCGAAATTTTCGGAGAAGAGAACATTTCGCTGATTTATCTCATGATGGACATCAGGTTCTGCATCGAAAAGCTTCCCAAAGAAAGAAAAGAGCAGGCAAAAGAGATTCTGCGCCAAAGCTTCGAAAAAATAAAGGAGCTTGAAAAAGAGCCCGAATAA
- a CDS encoding TrmO family methyltransferase produces MKTELQKDITLTPVGIIRNRVVKPQLVASKDGLKMNGNYDSTMKKLHDDSYADSEILIRNDMADLLDGIEDYSHIIVLYWGHEITDDGRSLKKVHPAGRNDYQLEGIFSTCSPARPNPVLMTVVRLLKKEKCRLLVSGLDAIDKSPVIDLKPYVCGQFPQKETFVPRWMESMMKEFNESNTMKETDVKNPDQMFCSRVLDNSRIEKLKENPRAEFGEAVKNKDVQTCLIKTAEIHGHYCPGSALGVMASIYGLHLLGPECMNSDGVMENLLAIVEINACFADGVQAVSGCTLGNNALIYRDLGKLAVTFAVRGKKEGVRIRARPEFKEYVDENVPEFYPMMEKVIMKRDGTAEEEKLFRKNGLKAAFSLSQLPFEKLFSAETVIPDIPDYAPISASAFCPKCGEMVMASKIIKDTGECLMCSGKYREVEGRGIVEKEASKQ; encoded by the coding sequence ATGAAAACAGAACTCCAAAAAGACATAACTCTGACACCTGTGGGCATCATCAGAAACAGGGTAGTAAAACCACAGCTGGTTGCCAGCAAAGACGGCCTTAAAATGAACGGCAATTATGACAGCACAATGAAAAAACTTCATGATGATTCTTATGCTGACTCTGAAATCCTCATACGCAATGATATGGCCGATCTCCTTGACGGCATAGAGGATTATTCCCATATTATAGTGCTCTACTGGGGTCATGAGATTACGGATGACGGCAGGTCACTGAAAAAAGTTCATCCTGCCGGCCGCAACGATTACCAGTTAGAAGGAATTTTCTCCACATGCAGTCCGGCCCGCCCAAACCCTGTTCTGATGACGGTCGTCAGGCTTTTGAAAAAAGAAAAATGCAGGCTTCTGGTCTCAGGTCTAGATGCAATCGACAAAAGTCCCGTAATTGACCTGAAACCTTATGTATGCGGGCAGTTCCCGCAAAAAGAGACTTTTGTTCCCCGATGGATGGAATCGATGATGAAAGAATTCAATGAGAGCAATACAATGAAAGAAACTGATGTTAAAAATCCAGACCAGATGTTCTGTTCCAGAGTTCTGGACAACTCAAGGATTGAAAAGCTGAAAGAAAACCCGCGTGCAGAGTTTGGAGAGGCGGTTAAAAATAAAGATGTACAGACCTGCCTGATAAAAACAGCGGAAATCCACGGTCATTACTGCCCCGGCAGTGCCCTGGGTGTCATGGCTTCAATTTACGGCCTGCACCTCCTTGGCCCGGAGTGTATGAACTCCGACGGTGTTATGGAGAACCTGCTTGCAATTGTCGAGATCAACGCCTGTTTCGCCGACGGTGTCCAGGCCGTATCAGGCTGTACACTTGGAAACAACGCTCTTATCTACAGGGACCTTGGAAAACTTGCCGTTACATTTGCTGTCCGCGGAAAAAAAGAGGGAGTCCGCATACGGGCCCGCCCGGAGTTCAAGGAATATGTAGATGAAAACGTTCCGGAATTCTACCCCATGATGGAAAAAGTCATCATGAAACGTGATGGGACAGCAGAAGAAGAAAAACTTTTCAGAAAAAACGGACTAAAAGCTGCATTTTCACTGTCTCAGCTTCCTTTTGAAAAATTGTTTTCCGCAGAGACTGTCATTCCTGATATCCCGGATTATGCACCCATATCAGCAAGCGCTTTCTGCCCCAAATGCGGGGAGATGGTGATGGCCTCAAAGATAATCAAAGATACCGGTGAATGCTTAATGTGCAGTGGAAAATACCGGGAAGTTGAAGGCAGGGGCATTGTGGAAAAAGAAGCCTCAAAACAGTGA
- a CDS encoding class I SAM-dependent methyltransferase, which yields MESEDMHLCSHKKGCHSKRGPSSFWMHDPKLVFKELNLKKGDTFLDLGCGTGDYSLYAAEEVGESGLVFSADVHKELTDALIEKADSAGLKNIKTTTADLYELLPFDDSSIDVCFICTVLHSVDLPKAAETLFTEIQRILKPKGRLSIIECKVGEVRVGPPQNMRIPPGKLEKVLSEYGFEKKSLLDLGYNYMMTFCLAGANV from the coding sequence ATGGAAAGCGAAGATATGCACCTGTGCAGTCATAAAAAAGGCTGTCATTCAAAGAGAGGTCCAAGCAGCTTCTGGATGCACGATCCAAAACTGGTTTTTAAGGAGTTAAACCTGAAGAAAGGTGACACTTTTCTTGACTTAGGCTGTGGGACAGGAGATTATTCCCTTTATGCAGCAGAAGAAGTAGGAGAAAGTGGCTTGGTTTTTTCAGCAGATGTCCATAAAGAGCTTACAGATGCACTGATAGAAAAAGCTGATTCTGCCGGACTGAAAAATATTAAAACGACAACTGCAGACCTCTATGAACTGCTGCCTTTCGACGACAGCAGTATAGATGTATGTTTCATATGCACAGTCCTCCATTCAGTTGACCTCCCAAAAGCAGCAGAGACATTGTTTACTGAAATTCAGCGGATATTGAAACCAAAAGGACGCCTTTCAATTATAGAATGCAAAGTAGGGGAGGTGCGTGTGGGTCCCCCACAAAATATGCGTATCCCACCGGGAAAACTTGAAAAAGTCCTCTCTGAATACGGTTTTGAAAAGAAGAGTCTTCTCGATCTAGGCTATAACTACATGATGACATTTTGTCTGGCCGGAGCGAATGTATGA
- a CDS encoding ABC transporter substrate-binding protein: MKIQIAVVFFLLMMLVSFSGCLQSQETPSINTSSDEQFRTVTDSRGVEVVVPAKIDRVATVSDGLVEEVMYILGVDNTLVGLGSKGLQYEAGSSYSLENGKNLSIEGGKNVALALSPQLKELPLFMDYGSAMNIETLASLKPDVVIMRLGSSAYLSGDDENAQKSIQMIESLGIPVVVLYSPECYENSSPTEISDEIRIIGSVFGEEEKAEDVIARLELHEEIIKERTQNITEDQKPDVLVLGLSPTYRTETAAGIAWGLKTTESYIIEDVVNAKNAYRSDTGSFQVVSTEQILAMDPDVIILGTASGYHPPDELYYAPYYKNLREIDAVKNHRVTSLPYAPRNAAERLEYPVEMMVIAKSAYPEKFEDVNINDWVISFYQDIYGVNSTKAEELRTAQLIDWSTGE; this comes from the coding sequence ATGAAAATCCAAATCGCGGTCGTTTTTTTTCTTTTGATGATGTTAGTATCCTTTTCCGGGTGTTTGCAGTCACAGGAGACACCTTCTATAAATACATCTTCAGATGAGCAGTTTAGGACAGTAACTGACAGCCGTGGTGTTGAAGTTGTTGTACCTGCCAAAATCGACAGGGTGGCAACAGTATCCGACGGCCTTGTAGAGGAAGTAATGTATATTCTTGGTGTGGACAACACACTTGTCGGCCTTGGCTCAAAGGGCCTTCAGTATGAGGCTGGCAGCAGTTATTCCCTCGAAAACGGTAAAAATTTGTCAATAGAAGGTGGGAAAAACGTTGCACTGGCCCTTTCGCCGCAACTCAAAGAGCTTCCGCTGTTTATGGATTACGGCTCGGCAATGAATATCGAGACACTTGCCTCTCTGAAACCGGACGTAGTCATCATGCGTCTGGGAAGTTCTGCATACCTTTCGGGAGACGATGAAAATGCGCAAAAAAGCATCCAAATGATCGAATCTCTTGGAATTCCTGTCGTCGTCCTGTACAGCCCGGAATGTTATGAAAACTCATCACCTACCGAAATATCGGATGAAATCAGGATAATAGGCAGTGTTTTCGGAGAAGAGGAAAAAGCGGAAGATGTTATAGCAAGACTTGAATTACATGAGGAAATTATCAAAGAAAGGACACAGAACATAACTGAAGATCAAAAACCAGATGTTCTTGTTCTGGGTCTATCTCCCACGTACAGGACGGAGACCGCGGCAGGAATAGCATGGGGACTGAAAACGACCGAATCATACATTATAGAAGACGTTGTCAATGCAAAGAACGCCTACAGGTCAGATACGGGTTCTTTTCAGGTTGTAAGTACGGAGCAGATTCTTGCAATGGACCCGGATGTGATAATTCTCGGCACTGCCAGCGGCTACCACCCGCCTGATGAACTTTATTATGCACCGTATTACAAAAATCTGCGCGAGATTGATGCAGTTAAAAATCATCGCGTAACGTCGCTTCCTTATGCGCCCAGAAACGCCGCCGAACGTCTTGAATATCCTGTAGAAATGATGGTTATTGCAAAATCGGCATATCCCGAAAAATTTGAGGATGTAAATATAAACGACTGGGTCATTTCTTTTTATCAGGACATTTACGGCGTTAATTCTACGAAGGCAGAAGAGCTTCGCACCGCCCAGCTTATAGACTGGTCTACCGGGGAATGA